The stretch of DNA CGCATGCTCGCGTCCTCGTCGTCACCGCTGCGGCCGGGGTCGGCGTCGGGGACGACGACGAGGAACCGCCAGTCGGCGGGCAGGTCGTGACGGGAGACTACCGGCGGGACGGTCCAGTCGCCCTCGGCCGGCGGCTCGGTCGTAAACCGGGTCGTCGGATGGCCCGCATCGACGACGAACCCGCCGCCCTCGAACGTCGCGACGCCGACGCCGCTGCGACCTCCTCGTCCCATCGCCGGCGCGGATTCACGAACTCGCGGCTCGAGACCGTGTGCCCGAGCCGTCGCCGTCAACACGGCGAGTGCGAGCTGGGTTCCGCTGCCGAGTCCGACGTGTCGCGGCAAGGACTCTTCGAGTGCGACCGCGATGCCCGAGACGTTCAGGACGTCGACGGCGCGGCTCGCGTACGCTCGGACCAGCGGATCGTCGGACGCGACGCCGGCAGCGGGCTCGGCGGTGACGGTCACCCGCGGTTCCGCGAGCCCGACGCCGATCCCGCCGTAGAGTCGCTCGCGAGCGAGCGAGAGGTTCTGAAAGCCGACGTGGAGCCTCGCACCCGCGCTGACGGTCGCCATGTCGCGGCCTAAGGGCAGCGCCGTCAAGGGGATTTCGACGGTGGCAAAGAGACGCGGCGACGCCGCCGCGCGGCGTCGGTCGCCGGTCGTGCGATCAGTACGGTGCGTAGAACACCCATCCCTCCGGGGGAACCGAGAGCTCGACCCAGCCGTTGCCGTCGACCTGCACGTCGTCAGCGGTGCCGCTGTAATCCTTGAGCGTCTCGTTGCGCCACGTCGTGTACACCCACTTGCTGCGCCACTCGTCGGTGTTGTTATTCAGCCCGACGAGCAGGTTGTTCTTTCGCTCGTAGATCGCGAGGTCGGAATCGGTGTGTCGCCAGTGAGTTGCGCCGCCGGCGAGGTTCGTCTTGACCCACACCATGTTGGTGATCGCATCGTCCTCGAGAATTTCGTCCGGGTAGCGGTTGTACACCATCGGCGTCCCCTCGAGCGTGAGCGCGTGGGCGTGTGCGAGGTGGTACTGCGGCGGCGCGCCCTCGTCGTGGTTCTGGACGAACGGCCAGGCGTGCCACGGGTCCTGGCCCGTCACGCCAGCCCCCTCGAGGTGGCCCATGTCGCCGTAGTCGAAGACGTCGTCCAGCACGAAGTACAGCGGGTAGTCCAAGGCGTTCATGCCGGTATCGACGTAGTTTTGCACGTAGTCGACGTCGCCGTCGAACACCTCGCCGATGCGGTTCATGTCGAGTTCGTCGGCCCAGGGGTTGGCGTACTGGTCCCAGAACTCCGTTTCGACGTGCTTGACGGCGTCGTACCGGTAGCCGTCGGCGCCGACGTTCGCGATTTTCTTCATGTACTCGTACAGCTGTTCGCGGACGTACGGAGCCGTGTCCTGGTGGCCGTGTGACTCGAGTTGCGCGAGGTCTTTCAACCCGAGGAGGTCCCCGTGTTCGACCTGGTGTTCGTCGTCCCAGTCGTCGATCGATCCGACGTGGGTGTGAAAGTGTTTCTCCTCGAACTGCGGGAAGTCGTACCCGCGGTTCGCGGCCATGTGGTTCATCACGCAGTCGACGTACACCTCGAGGTCGTTGTCGTGGGCGGTGTCGACGAGCCGCTGCAGGTCCGCCTCGGTGCCGAACTCGCTGTCGAACGAGCGGAAGTCGACGGGCTGGTAGCCAAGCGGCGGGTCGTTCCGGCCGTCCTGATCGCTCCAGGCGAGTTCGCTCTCCTGCGGCGCCTGGATCCAGACGCCGTCGTAGCCGCGGTCGGCGACCCTCGAGAGGTCGTCCGTGATCGTCGGCCACGTCTCGTGAAAGTACTGGAAAAACACCTGTTCACCCGCGGCCGTCGCCGTCGAAGCGGCCCCCGCACCGGCGAGGGTGAGCCCGGCCATCGCAGCGCCGCGGACGAGTGTGCGTCTGCTGATTGATCCGTCGGTGCTCGTGTCGGACGTGTGGTTGGTATCGTCTTGCATGCAGCCATGATGTATTATTACCTCATACATATACCTATGGATTATATTGGTTGCAAATAGTGATCGGCCGTTCAACCACAAGATCCGCCGAGACGGTCGTACGTTGCCTCGGCCGTCCGGGCGACCGCTATCGGCGATCGCGAACGGTCGCGTCGAACTGAACCGACGAGACGGGGGTCGGGCTCGAGAGAGCGACGGGACACAGCGGTTATACCGCTCCCGCCGCCAGTCTCCGACGATGCCGGCACTCGACGCCTCGGTCGTCGTTCCCGCCCGCGACGAGGAACCCCGACTCGAGCGAACGCTCGATTCGCTCGCCGCGCAGGCGTACGACGGCCGTCTGGAGGTGATCATCGTCGCGACCGGAACGGAGACGGCGCGGGTCGCTCGAGCGCATCCGACCGTCGACCGGGCCCTGATCGACGACCGCGGGGCGGGCCCCGGTCCGGCGAGAAACCGGGGGGCAGCCGCGGCCGGCGGCGACGTCCTTCTCTTCACCGACGCCGACACGGTCGTCCCGCCATCGTGGGTCCGCCGACACTGCCGCCATTACGCGGCCGGCGACGTCGTCGGCGTCGGCGGGCCGCTCCGGCCGCTCGAGGACGGGGTTCGACACCGCGTCCTCTTTCGGCTGCTCTCGGACTGGTGGTATCGCGTCTCCTGGCCGGTCGGTTTCGTCCAGCAACCCGGGTGTAACTGCAGCGTGCGCCGGACGGCGTTCGACGCCGTCGGCGGCTTCGACGACTCGCTGGGGTTCCTCGAGGACACCGACCTCTCCTTACGGCTCCGCCGCGAGGGGGCTGTCGTCTACGACCGCGCCTGCCCCGTCGACACGTCGGCCCGCCGGCAAGAGCGCGTCGGCTACGGCTCGCTCTTCTGGACGTATCTCGTCGGCTACCTCGCGTACGCCGTCCCCGGCCGGTCGCCGTCTCGGGACTACTTTCGGTACTGATCGGACGGCGGCTCGAGCCGGACCGCCGCCGCGCGACCGAACCAGTTCGCCCGTCCGAGTGCCCGCGAACGGGTGACCCGGAAAGGGTAACTTATACGCTTTCGAAGCAATGGCAGAGCATGAGCAGCGACGACGAGTTCGATTACGGGAAAGACGAGCAGTTGCGGAGTCGCGAAGTGACGGCGGGCCCGGACAAGGCCCCCCACCGAGCGATGTTCCGTGCCATGGGGTTCGACGACGAGGACTTCGGGTCGCCGATGATCGGCGTCCCCAATCCGGCGGCCGACATCACGCCATGTAACGTCCACCTCGACGACGTCGCCGAATCGACGCTCGAGGGAGTCGACGAGTCCGGCGGCATGCCGATCGAGTTCGGGACGATCACCATCTCCGACGCGATCTCGATGGGAACCGAGGGGATGAAGGCGTCGCTGATCTCCCGGGAACTCATCGCCGACTCCGTCGAACTGGTCTCCTTCGGCGAGCGCATGGACGGACTGGTCACCATCGGCGGCTGTGACAAGAACATGCCCGGGATGATGATGGCCTCGATCCGGACGGACCTCCCCTCGGTCTTCCTGTACGGCGGTTCGATCATGCCCGGCGAGCACGAGGGGCGGGAGATCACCGTTCAGAACCTCTTCGAGGGCGTCGGTGCGGTCGCCGACGGCGAGATGGAAAGCGAGGAACTCGCCGAGATGGAGCGCCACGCCTGTCCCGGCGCGGGCTCCTGTGGCGGGATGTTCACCGCCAACACGATGGCCTCGATCTCGGAAGCGCTCGGCTTCGCGCCGCTTGGCAGCGCGAGCCCGCCCGCCGAGGCCGAATCGCGCTACGACGTCGCTCGCGAGGCCGGCGAACTCGCCGTCGAAGCCGTCGAGGAACAGCGCAAGCCGTCCGACTTCCTCAGCAAGGAGTCGTTCGAGAACGCCATCGCCCTGCAGGTCGCCATCGGCGGCTCGACCAACGCCGTCCTCCACCTGCTGGCGATGGCCGCCGAGGCCGGCGTCGACCTCTCCATCGAGGAGTTCGACGAGATCAGTCGGCGCACCCCGAAGATCGCCGACCTCCAGCCCGGCGGCACGCGCGTGATGCACGACCTCCACGAGGTCGGCGGCGTCCCGGTCGTTCTCAACGCCCTCTACGAGGCCGGTCTGCTCCACGGCGACGCGCTGACGATCACGGGGAACACGATGGGCGAGGAACTCGAGGCCCTCGATCCGCCGGCGATCGAAGCGCTCGACGTCGACTTCCTCTACACCGTCGACGAGCCGAAGAACGAGCAAGGTGCGATCCGGATTCTGACGGGCAACCTCGCCCCCGGGGGCTCGGTCCTCAAGGTCACCGGCGACGACGACCTCCATCACGAAGGCCCCGTCCGCGTCTTCGAAGCGGAGGAAAACGCCATGGAGTACGTTCAGGAGGGACACGTCGAGAGCGGCGACGTGCTCGTCATCCGCAACGAGGGGCCACAGGGCGGCCCGGGCATGCGCGAGATGCTGGGCGTCACGAGCGCGGTCGCCGGGCAGGGCCACGCCGAAGACGTCGCGCTCATCACCGACGGCCGCTTCTCCGGCGCGACGCGAGGGTTCTCGATCGGCCACGTCGCCCCCGAGGCGTTCGCCGGTGGCCCCATCGGTCTCATCGAGGACGGCGACGTGATCACCATCGACATCGAAGACCGCACCCTCGAGGTCGACGTCGACGAGGCCGAACTCGAGGCTCGACGCGAGGCGTGGGAACAGCCCGAACCTAACTACGAGAACGGCGTCCTGGCGAAGTTCGGTCGCGCCTTCGGCTCGGCGGCGAACGGCGCCGTGACCAACCCCGGCGTCAAAGACGAGTGACGGTCGTCCCGCCCTAAAGGGACGGGGCTTCTCCTTGCCACTCCGGAACCGACCGTCCGCGGACGGCCGACCCGATTTACCCGCTCACGGGTCACAGTTGCGCGATACCGGTCCCTTCGCTTTCCTGCACGAGTCTTTCCCGCCTATGCCACCGACTCACAGTAGACAGACGAATGTGTAAATACTGCCTCGAGTGTGACTGGCAGATCAGTACTGCCGACGGCTACACCGCAAAAGAAGTGTCGGAGAAGGCGATCGAACACTTCGTCGAGACGGGGCACACGGTCGATTCGCTCCGGTTGCCGCCGCCAGTCATCCTCGAAAACTGAGCCGAATCGGACCACCGATCGCGGTTTCTCGACGGGCCCGACGACGGTCCGCGGGCGGTCTTCGAGCCGACGCGATCCGCCCGGTCCTCACCCCCGCCGCTCGAGGATCCGATCGATGATCAGCCGCGTCGAGAGCAGTTGATCGTCGTCGGCCGGTTCTCGGCCACTCGCCCGGCGAACCTCGCAGTCGATCCCGCGAGACGCGAGTTCGGCTGCGATGGCGTCGTCGTCGTGGTGCTGATCGTGGCCGAGCGCGATCACGTCGGGGTCGATCTCCTCGATGGGCACGAAGATGTCGTCCTCGTGGCCGAGAATTGCCTCGTCGACGGCCGCGAGCGCGCCGACCACGTCGCGGCGCTGAGTGCCCGGGCAGATCGGCGCTTTCTTGTGATCGACGTTGCTCTTGCGAGCGACGATCACGTACAGTTCGTCGCCCATCGCGGCGGCCTCCTCGAGGTAGTGGACGTGACCGGGGTGGAGGATGTCGAAGGTCCCCTGTGCGATGACCGTCCGCGTCATGGCTGCCCCGCAGTCGATCCGGTGTGCGGTTTTCGCGGCGATCCAGCCGTCGGTCGTGCGATAGTCACTGGTGGCATCGTCTCGAGCATAGGAGGGCTCATCGGCGCAGTTCCTCGTCGATGTCCGCCTGCGTGAAATCGAAAAAGTCCTCGGTCTCGGGCAGGTCGACGTCGATCACGTTCAACTGGGTCGGCGTTCCCTGTGAATCGAACGCCTTCCAGTCCGTCCGACGGTAGGGCGCGCCGATGATGACGTGGACGCTCCCCCGGCCGAACGTGTCCAGATCCGCGTTGCTCGGCTTGATGACGCCGTTGGGATGGGAGTGGATGCTTCCCAGCGCCTTCACGTCGTTCGGAATCTGGTTCGTCTTGACGGTCGCGCTGACGCTGTTGGACTCGGTGCCGGGTACCACGAGGATATCCGTGATCACCAGCCCGTCCCGGTCCAGACCCAGCCGGTCGGCCTCGGTCCCCCGGAGGAACCCCATGTACTCGTTCGGGTGCGTCTCCTCGGAGGACTCGATGGCGAACTCGAGGGTCTCCTCGGCGATGCCGAGGATCTCGCTCGAGCGAAACAGCGCGTCGAACAGCCCCATATCCCCACCTGCGGCCTTGCGGTTGCTAAACGTTCCGATGCGCGGGTTCCCACGGAACGCCGCCACGCGCCCGGCGTCGACCGGGACCGCATCCGTCGAAACGATCCCGTCGAGCCTGGCTCGCATTACGTCTTCGTCGGCCTCGGTCGTACAGACCGCCGTACTCCGGACGTCATCGAATCGGTTCCAAAATAGCGCCTCGCCCGCCATCGCTTCTTGACAAGGGTTATACGCGACCACCCCAAACAGCGAAGCAAGATGACGCGTGACTCCGCCGGGGAACCCGGCGCAGACGACGGGGATTCCGTCGTTTACGATCTCGCTCCCGACTGTACCGCCGACGACGTCGAGCAGGGCCGCCCCTATCTGGCCGTGATCAACGGCATCGTCGACTACGGCGTCTTCGTCGATCTCTCCGACTCCGTCTCCGGACTCGTCCACGAATCCGTCCTCGAGGGTACCTATGCCGTCGGCGACGAACTCGTCGTCGAACTCGAAAGCGTACGCGAGAACGGCGACCTGGCCTTCGAGCCGGTCGACGTCGACGACTACACGCTCGAGGAGGTCGGCCACGACTACTCGCTGACCGGAACCGGCCGCCTCGAACGTACCATCGGCGAACAGATCCACCTCGAAGGGACGGTCACCCAGGTCAAACAGACCGGCGGCCCGACGATCTTCCACGTCGCCGACGAGCAGGGCGTCGTCCCCTGTGCGGCCTTCGAGGAGGCCGGCGTCCGCGCCTAC from Natrinema salaciae encodes:
- a CDS encoding beta-ribofuranosylaminobenzene 5'-phosphate synthase family protein; this encodes MATVSAGARLHVGFQNLSLARERLYGGIGVGLAEPRVTVTAEPAAGVASDDPLVRAYASRAVDVLNVSGIAVALEESLPRHVGLGSGTQLALAVLTATARAHGLEPRVRESAPAMGRGGRSGVGVATFEGGGFVVDAGHPTTRFTTEPPAEGDWTVPPVVSRHDLPADWRFLVVVPDADPGRSGDDEDASMRTVVERADPAVADEIAGVVTRKLLPAAAAGRLDPFGEAIAEIGRKNGSWYADAQGGVFRPPAGELVEALEGCQVLSGVGQSSWGPVVYGVTDTAHADEAEAAADDALAARGLEGRVILAEPATSGARVRVDER
- a CDS encoding alpha-amylase domain-containing protein, producing MQDDTNHTSDTSTDGSISRRTLVRGAAMAGLTLAGAGAASTATAAGEQVFFQYFHETWPTITDDLSRVADRGYDGVWIQAPQESELAWSDQDGRNDPPLGYQPVDFRSFDSEFGTEADLQRLVDTAHDNDLEVYVDCVMNHMAANRGYDFPQFEEKHFHTHVGSIDDWDDEHQVEHGDLLGLKDLAQLESHGHQDTAPYVREQLYEYMKKIANVGADGYRYDAVKHVETEFWDQYANPWADELDMNRIGEVFDGDVDYVQNYVDTGMNALDYPLYFVLDDVFDYGDMGHLEGAGVTGQDPWHAWPFVQNHDEGAPPQYHLAHAHALTLEGTPMVYNRYPDEILEDDAITNMVWVKTNLAGGATHWRHTDSDLAIYERKNNLLVGLNNNTDEWRSKWVYTTWRNETLKDYSGTADDVQVDGNGWVELSVPPEGWVFYAPY
- a CDS encoding glycosyltransferase, which translates into the protein MPALDASVVVPARDEEPRLERTLDSLAAQAYDGRLEVIIVATGTETARVARAHPTVDRALIDDRGAGPGPARNRGAAAAGGDVLLFTDADTVVPPSWVRRHCRHYAAGDVVGVGGPLRPLEDGVRHRVLFRLLSDWWYRVSWPVGFVQQPGCNCSVRRTAFDAVGGFDDSLGFLEDTDLSLRLRREGAVVYDRACPVDTSARRQERVGYGSLFWTYLVGYLAYAVPGRSPSRDYFRY
- the ilvD gene encoding dihydroxy-acid dehydratase, translated to MSSDDEFDYGKDEQLRSREVTAGPDKAPHRAMFRAMGFDDEDFGSPMIGVPNPAADITPCNVHLDDVAESTLEGVDESGGMPIEFGTITISDAISMGTEGMKASLISRELIADSVELVSFGERMDGLVTIGGCDKNMPGMMMASIRTDLPSVFLYGGSIMPGEHEGREITVQNLFEGVGAVADGEMESEELAEMERHACPGAGSCGGMFTANTMASISEALGFAPLGSASPPAEAESRYDVAREAGELAVEAVEEQRKPSDFLSKESFENAIALQVAIGGSTNAVLHLLAMAAEAGVDLSIEEFDEISRRTPKIADLQPGGTRVMHDLHEVGGVPVVLNALYEAGLLHGDALTITGNTMGEELEALDPPAIEALDVDFLYTVDEPKNEQGAIRILTGNLAPGGSVLKVTGDDDLHHEGPVRVFEAEENAMEYVQEGHVESGDVLVIRNEGPQGGPGMREMLGVTSAVAGQGHAEDVALITDGRFSGATRGFSIGHVAPEAFAGGPIGLIEDGDVITIDIEDRTLEVDVDEAELEARREAWEQPEPNYENGVLAKFGRAFGSAANGAVTNPGVKDE
- a CDS encoding adenylyltransferase/cytidyltransferase family protein — encoded protein: MTRTVIAQGTFDILHPGHVHYLEEAAAMGDELYVIVARKSNVDHKKAPICPGTQRRDVVGALAAVDEAILGHEDDIFVPIEEIDPDVIALGHDQHHDDDAIAAELASRGIDCEVRRASGREPADDDQLLSTRLIIDRILERRG
- a CDS encoding Mov34/MPN/PAD-1 family protein; amino-acid sequence: MGLFDALFRSSEILGIAEETLEFAIESSEETHPNEYMGFLRGTEADRLGLDRDGLVITDILVVPGTESNSVSATVKTNQIPNDVKALGSIHSHPNGVIKPSNADLDTFGRGSVHVIIGAPYRRTDWKAFDSQGTPTQLNVIDVDLPETEDFFDFTQADIDEELRR